From Ictidomys tridecemlineatus isolate mIctTri1 chromosome 2, mIctTri1.hap1, whole genome shotgun sequence, the proteins below share one genomic window:
- the Arpp21 gene encoding cAMP-regulated phosphoprotein 21 isoform X22, with protein sequence MSEQGDLNQAIVEEGRTEQETAAPENGIVKSESLDEEEKLELQRRLAAQNQERRKSKSGAGKGKLTRSLAVCEESTARPGAESLQDQTL encoded by the exons ATGTCTGAGCAAGGAGACCTGAACCAGGCGATAGTGGAGGAAGGGAGGACTGAGCAGGAGACAGCCGCTCCGGAGAATGGCATAGTGAAATCAGAAAGTCTGGATGAAGAAGAGAAATTGGAATTGCAG AGGCGGCTGGCAGCTCAGAATcaagagagaagaaaatccaAG tCAGGAGCAGGAAAAGGTAAACTGACTCGAAGTCTAGCCGTCTGTGAGGAGTCAACAGCCAGACCAGGAGCTGAAAGCCTTCAGGATCAG ACTCTCTGA